From the Hymenobacter yonginensis genome, one window contains:
- a CDS encoding FtsW/RodA/SpoVE family cell cycle protein, with protein MDIIKNWLRQNLKGDPVLWGIVILFSLISMAVVYSATGTLAYKNELRGRAGSSEMILFKHTSLIFAGLALMWLAHRIDYRNYSRLSLYALLASVPLLLFTFFMGGTTLNDASRWLTIPVINQTFQPSDLAKLALIAHVASMLSRRQQNVHDFKTTLLPVMLWVGLICGIIILSNASTALLLFGTCLLLMFIGRVPLKQMAVMVAIGLVVGVVGLASGERYHTFVSRIENFTDKSKPVPFQLEHSYIAIATGGVTGKGPGNSTERNILPHPYSDFIYAVIIEEYGLVGGVAVLFLYLAFLYRGLLTVVNSHGAFGGLLSAGLSFSLVLQAMVNMGVAVGLGPITGLPLPLLSMGGTSLIFTGISVGIILSVSRGEREIRPVVGEPADTVRIPRKTAYA; from the coding sequence ATGGACATCATCAAAAACTGGCTGCGGCAGAACCTGAAGGGCGACCCGGTGCTCTGGGGCATCGTGATTCTGTTTTCGCTGATTAGTATGGCCGTGGTGTACTCGGCCACGGGCACGCTGGCGTATAAGAACGAACTGCGCGGCCGGGCGGGGTCGTCGGAGATGATTCTGTTCAAGCACACCAGCCTGATTTTCGCGGGCCTGGCCTTGATGTGGTTGGCCCACCGCATCGACTACCGCAACTACTCGCGCCTGTCGCTGTACGCGCTGCTGGCCTCGGTGCCGCTGCTGCTGTTCACGTTCTTCATGGGCGGCACCACCCTTAATGACGCCTCCCGCTGGCTGACCATCCCGGTCATCAACCAGACCTTCCAGCCCTCTGACTTAGCCAAATTGGCTTTGATTGCCCACGTGGCGTCTATGCTAAGCCGGCGGCAACAAAACGTTCATGATTTCAAGACTACGCTGCTGCCTGTGATGCTCTGGGTGGGTTTGATTTGCGGTATCATCATCTTGAGTAATGCTTCCACGGCATTGTTATTATTTGGCACTTGCCTGCTGCTAATGTTCATTGGCCGCGTGCCTCTCAAGCAGATGGCCGTAATGGTGGCTATTGGGTTAGTGGTAGGCGTTGTAGGGTTAGCCTCAGGAGAGCGGTACCATACATTTGTGTCGCGCATCGAGAACTTCACCGACAAGAGCAAGCCGGTGCCGTTTCAGCTGGAGCACTCCTACATTGCCATTGCCACGGGCGGCGTCACGGGCAAAGGCCCCGGCAACAGCACCGAGCGCAACATCCTGCCCCACCCGTACTCCGACTTCATCTACGCCGTCATTATCGAGGAATATGGCCTTGTGGGCGGCGTGGCCGTGCTGTTTCTGTACTTGGCCTTCCTCTATCGAGGGCTGCTGACGGTGGTGAACAGTCACGGCGCGTTTGGGGGGCTGCTTTCGGCGGGGCTGAGTTTCAGCTTAGTCTTGCAGGCCATGGTGAATATGGGCGTGGCCGTGGGGCTGGGCCCGATTACCGGCTTGCCGCTGCCCCTGCTGAGCATGGGTGGCACCTCGCTCATCTTCACTGGCATCAGCGTCGGTATTATCCTGAGCGTAAGCCGTGGCGAGCGGGAAATCCGCCCCGTAGTCGGCGAGCCCGCCGACACCGTGCGGATTCCGCGCAAAACAGCCTACGCTTAG
- a CDS encoding UDP-N-acetylmuramoyl-L-alanyl-D-glutamate--2,6-diaminopimelate ligase, with the protein MSTPKEITPPLFALLADVTVTAQHGPTDVPVQQLTLDSRQAAPGAVFFALRGAATDGHQFIEKAVAQGVAAVVCEVLPAELNPATAYVQVPDSAEAMAHMAAAFYGHPSRSLTLIGVTGTNGKTTCATLLHKLLRELGYHTGLLSTVQNQIDEQVIPATHTTPDAIRLNELLARMVEAGCTHACMEVSSHAVVQHRTTALRFAGGIFTNLTHDHLDYHGTFDNYLKAKKGFFDSLPKTAFALTNADDKRGMVMLQNTAARRETYSLRSAATFRAKLIENAVHGLHLEIDGHDAQFRLIGVFNAYNLLAVYGAAVLLGEEPLEVLTVLSGLLSAPGRFETIVSGKTRVTGIVDYAHTPDALENVLQTIADIRQPTQQVITVVGCGGNRDGAKRPIMAHLACQASDRVVLTSDNPRFEDPNDILAQMQAGVKVQDQAKVLTIPDRREAIKTAVTLAGPNDIVLVAGKGHETYQEVKGVKADFDDKKVLQEMFELLGK; encoded by the coding sequence TTGTCTACCCCGAAAGAAATAACGCCCCCGCTTTTCGCCTTGCTCGCCGACGTCACCGTGACGGCGCAGCACGGCCCCACCGACGTGCCCGTGCAGCAGCTCACGCTGGACTCGCGGCAGGCGGCGCCCGGCGCCGTGTTCTTCGCGCTGCGCGGTGCCGCCACCGATGGGCACCAGTTTATTGAAAAGGCCGTGGCGCAGGGCGTGGCCGCAGTGGTGTGCGAAGTGCTGCCCGCCGAGCTGAACCCGGCCACTGCCTACGTGCAGGTGCCCGACTCGGCCGAGGCCATGGCCCACATGGCGGCCGCCTTCTACGGCCACCCGTCGCGCAGCCTTACCCTGATTGGCGTAACCGGCACCAACGGCAAAACCACCTGCGCCACGCTGCTGCACAAGCTGCTGCGCGAGCTGGGCTACCACACCGGCCTGCTGAGCACCGTGCAGAACCAGATTGACGAGCAGGTGATTCCGGCCACCCACACCACGCCCGACGCCATCCGGCTCAACGAGCTGCTGGCCCGCATGGTGGAAGCCGGCTGCACCCACGCCTGCATGGAAGTAAGCAGCCACGCCGTGGTGCAGCACCGCACCACGGCGCTGCGCTTCGCCGGCGGCATCTTCACCAACCTCACCCACGACCACCTCGACTACCACGGCACGTTCGACAACTACCTGAAAGCCAAGAAGGGCTTTTTCGATAGCCTGCCCAAAACGGCCTTCGCCCTCACCAACGCCGACGACAAACGCGGCATGGTGATGCTGCAGAACACCGCCGCCCGCCGCGAAACCTACTCGCTGCGCAGCGCCGCTACGTTCCGGGCCAAGCTGATTGAAAACGCCGTGCACGGCCTGCACCTCGAAATCGACGGGCACGATGCGCAGTTCCGGCTGATTGGGGTGTTCAATGCCTACAACCTGCTGGCCGTGTATGGCGCGGCTGTGCTGCTGGGCGAGGAGCCGCTGGAAGTGCTGACGGTGTTATCTGGTTTGCTGTCGGCGCCGGGCCGCTTCGAGACTATTGTATCGGGCAAAACCCGCGTGACGGGCATCGTGGACTACGCCCATACGCCCGACGCGCTGGAAAACGTGCTCCAGACCATTGCCGACATCCGCCAGCCCACCCAACAGGTAATTACGGTGGTAGGCTGCGGCGGCAACCGCGACGGCGCCAAGCGCCCCATCATGGCGCACCTGGCCTGCCAGGCCTCCGATAGGGTGGTGCTGACTTCCGACAACCCGCGCTTCGAGGACCCCAACGATATTCTGGCCCAGATGCAGGCCGGCGTGAAAGTGCAGGACCAGGCCAAAGTCCTCACCATCCCCGACCGGCGCGAGGCCATCAAAACCGCCGTCACGCTGGCCGGACCCAACGACATTGTGCTGGTAGCCGGCAAAGGCCACGAAACCTATCAGGAAGTGAAAGGCGTGAAAGCCGATTTCGACGATAAGAAGGTATTGCAGGAGATGTTTGAGCTGCTTGGGAAGTAA
- the murD gene encoding UDP-N-acetylmuramoyl-L-alanine--D-glutamate ligase, which yields MHYVILGAAESGVGAALLAQAKGHTVFVSDQSPIQPVYKEKLHAAGIPFEEGQHTMAEVMKADEVVKSPGIPEKAPVIKALREKGTPIISEIELAGRHTKARCICITGTNGKTTTTLLTYHLLKEAGYKVGLAGNVGFSLAEQVIEDQHEYYVVELSSFQLDDTYDFQPWISVLLNITPDHLDRYEYSLEKYAQAKLRIVRNQDSSNYFVYNADDETIQRHFKAALRPVNQLPFSLHHRPDYQLGAYYIDETDICVDMQPGYFSKTEKLSIAASPLIGQHNRQNMLAAVLCARLAGLEKPQIEASLGTFHNADHRLQPVGEVQGVRFINDSKATNVEAAWYALDGIRQPIVWIAGGTDKGNDYTTLVPLAGSRVKALICLGADNEKLREAFGDVVPHLEETRSVDTAVRRAAALAEAGDVVLLSPACASFDLFKNYEDRGRQFAAAVARYADDLTREEANE from the coding sequence ATGCACTACGTCATCTTAGGAGCTGCGGAAAGTGGGGTAGGGGCGGCGCTGTTGGCGCAGGCCAAAGGCCACACCGTATTCGTGTCCGACCAAAGCCCGATTCAGCCTGTATATAAGGAGAAGCTGCACGCGGCCGGCATTCCGTTCGAGGAAGGCCAGCACACCATGGCCGAGGTGATGAAGGCCGACGAGGTAGTGAAAAGCCCTGGCATCCCGGAGAAGGCGCCGGTTATCAAGGCGCTGCGGGAGAAGGGTACGCCCATTATTTCGGAGATTGAGCTGGCCGGGCGCCACACCAAGGCCCGGTGCATCTGCATCACGGGCACCAACGGCAAAACCACCACCACGCTGCTCACCTACCACCTGCTGAAGGAAGCAGGCTACAAGGTGGGCCTGGCCGGCAACGTAGGCTTCTCGCTGGCCGAACAGGTGATTGAAGATCAGCACGAGTACTACGTGGTAGAGCTGAGCAGCTTTCAGCTGGATGACACCTACGACTTCCAGCCCTGGATTTCGGTGCTGCTCAACATCACGCCCGACCACCTGGACCGCTACGAGTACTCGCTGGAGAAGTACGCCCAAGCCAAGCTGCGCATCGTGCGCAACCAGGACAGCAGCAACTACTTCGTTTACAACGCCGACGACGAGACCATCCAGCGCCACTTCAAGGCGGCGCTGCGGCCCGTCAACCAGCTGCCCTTTAGCCTGCACCACCGCCCCGACTACCAGCTGGGCGCTTACTATATCGACGAAACCGACATCTGCGTGGATATGCAGCCGGGCTACTTCAGCAAGACGGAGAAGCTCAGCATTGCGGCCTCGCCGCTCATCGGGCAGCACAACCGCCAGAACATGCTGGCGGCCGTGCTCTGTGCCCGCCTAGCCGGGTTGGAAAAGCCGCAGATTGAAGCCAGCCTCGGCACCTTCCACAACGCCGACCACCGCCTGCAGCCCGTGGGCGAAGTCCAGGGCGTGCGCTTCATCAACGACTCCAAAGCCACCAACGTGGAAGCCGCCTGGTACGCTCTCGATGGCATCCGGCAGCCCATCGTCTGGATTGCGGGCGGCACCGACAAGGGCAACGACTACACCACGCTGGTGCCGCTGGCCGGCTCGCGCGTGAAGGCCCTCATCTGCCTCGGGGCCGACAACGAGAAGCTGCGCGAAGCCTTCGGCGACGTGGTGCCGCACCTCGAAGAAACCCGCAGCGTGGACACGGCCGTGCGCCGCGCCGCCGCCCTGGCCGAAGCCGGCGACGTGGTGCTGCTCTCGCCGGCCTGCGCCAGCTTCGACCTGTTCAAAAACTACGAGGACCGCGGCCGCCAGTTTGCCGCCGCCGTGGCCCGTTACGCCGACGACCTCACCCGGGAAGAAGCCAACGAGTAA
- a CDS encoding penicillin-binding protein — translation MKGSVKKSIVTRVRLAFLGVCLFSCAVVWKISNIQFKEGEKWRALEQERRVVYQPVFATRGTILADDGKSIMATSLPFFRVAWDPSVVDRQLFDQKVDSLAIQLAHFFGDRSVSEYKRKLKNARLAKPSVRYIRLNSRQINYQEKKELANWPIFREGKNKGGVIFEKVDKRFRPFGGLAQRTIGFVNEDKNGAGLEFTFNRHLAGKDGEALFERLPGGNKPIYDGTEVKPIPGYDVQTTLDINLQDVAENALYKSLVDNNAQYGCVILMEVATGEIKAVANLGKVAEGVYREDYNYAIADQGRTEPGSTFKLASMMALFEENPELSLDDIVDTGNGRMYIGGAVKTDSHGYGKITVKQVFEKSSNIGVAVLVDRQFSKQPQRYAEHLKRFGLHKPLGFQMAGEARPYVKDPQDRSWSRTSLTTMSIGYELKLAPLQTLAFYNAVANNGVKVQPMIVREIRQADKVLERFEPTVLNPKICSDETLAKMKAMMEGVVTEGTARGIRSEDFTMAGKTGTAWKFKNGAYTKVYSTSFCGYFPAEKPKYSCIVVVDSPKKGRIYGADVAAPVFREVADKAMARDAASQRPLLARAASLQKAKLPYAPAGMQDELRLVCEQIGVKSEGAAPDEDWVRTPLAADSNAETLALQPLAVKPGRVPNVTGLTLRDALFLLENRGLRVRTQGTGRVKAQSVAAGTMARRGTVVVLAMEPIGQRSAGPAPVAAPAPSQLAENKLLTPIDTDLDAKARALAAKAKARLTGTMPATAAPARKKPDPKPTAQQPAATKPPKS, via the coding sequence ATGAAAGGAAGCGTTAAAAAATCCATCGTTACCCGCGTACGGCTGGCGTTTTTGGGCGTCTGCCTGTTTTCGTGCGCGGTGGTCTGGAAGATTTCCAACATCCAATTCAAGGAAGGCGAAAAGTGGCGCGCCCTGGAGCAGGAGCGCCGCGTGGTGTACCAGCCCGTGTTTGCCACCCGCGGCACCATCCTCGCCGACGACGGCAAAAGCATCATGGCCACCTCGCTGCCCTTCTTCCGGGTAGCCTGGGACCCGAGCGTGGTAGACCGCCAGCTGTTCGACCAAAAGGTGGACTCGCTGGCGATTCAGTTGGCGCACTTCTTCGGCGACCGGAGCGTATCGGAGTACAAGCGCAAGCTCAAGAACGCCCGGCTGGCCAAGCCGTCGGTGCGCTACATCCGGCTGAACTCGCGCCAGATCAACTACCAGGAGAAAAAGGAGCTGGCCAACTGGCCCATCTTCCGGGAAGGTAAAAACAAGGGCGGTGTCATCTTCGAGAAGGTGGACAAGCGCTTCCGGCCGTTTGGCGGGCTGGCGCAGCGCACCATCGGCTTCGTGAACGAAGACAAGAACGGCGCGGGCCTGGAGTTCACCTTCAACCGCCACCTGGCCGGCAAAGACGGCGAGGCCCTGTTTGAGCGCCTGCCCGGCGGCAACAAGCCCATCTACGACGGCACCGAGGTGAAGCCGATTCCGGGCTACGACGTGCAGACCACGCTCGACATCAACCTGCAGGATGTGGCCGAAAACGCCCTCTACAAGTCGTTGGTGGACAACAACGCCCAGTACGGCTGCGTGATTCTGATGGAAGTGGCCACCGGCGAAATCAAGGCCGTGGCCAACCTGGGCAAGGTGGCCGAGGGCGTGTACCGCGAGGACTACAACTACGCCATTGCCGACCAGGGCCGCACCGAGCCGGGCTCCACGTTCAAGCTGGCCTCCATGATGGCTCTGTTCGAGGAAAACCCCGAACTCAGCCTCGACGACATCGTGGATACCGGCAACGGCCGCATGTATATTGGCGGGGCCGTGAAGACGGACTCGCACGGCTACGGCAAGATTACGGTGAAGCAGGTGTTTGAGAAGTCCAGCAACATCGGGGTGGCCGTGCTTGTGGACCGGCAGTTCAGCAAGCAGCCCCAGCGCTACGCCGAACACCTCAAGCGCTTCGGGCTGCACAAGCCGCTGGGCTTCCAGATGGCCGGTGAGGCGCGCCCCTACGTGAAAGACCCCCAGGACCGCAGCTGGAGCCGCACTTCGCTCACCACCATGAGCATCGGCTACGAGCTGAAACTGGCCCCCTTGCAGACGCTGGCCTTCTATAACGCCGTGGCCAACAACGGCGTGAAGGTGCAGCCCATGATTGTGCGCGAAATCCGGCAGGCCGATAAGGTGCTGGAGCGGTTTGAGCCCACGGTGCTGAACCCCAAAATCTGCTCCGACGAGACGCTGGCCAAGATGAAGGCCATGATGGAAGGCGTGGTGACCGAAGGCACGGCCCGCGGCATCCGCAGCGAAGATTTCACGATGGCCGGCAAAACCGGCACCGCCTGGAAATTCAAGAATGGCGCCTATACCAAGGTGTATTCCACCAGCTTCTGCGGCTATTTTCCGGCCGAAAAGCCCAAGTACAGCTGCATCGTGGTGGTGGACTCGCCCAAGAAGGGCCGCATCTACGGCGCCGACGTGGCCGCCCCGGTGTTCCGCGAGGTGGCCGACAAAGCCATGGCCCGCGACGCTGCCAGCCAGCGCCCCTTGCTGGCCCGGGCCGCTTCGCTGCAGAAAGCCAAGCTGCCCTACGCCCCGGCCGGCATGCAGGACGAGCTGCGGCTGGTGTGTGAGCAGATCGGGGTGAAAAGCGAAGGCGCCGCCCCCGACGAGGACTGGGTGCGCACCCCGCTGGCCGCTGACAGCAACGCCGAAACCCTTGCCCTGCAGCCGCTGGCCGTGAAGCCCGGCCGGGTGCCCAACGTCACGGGCCTGACCTTGCGCGACGCGCTGTTTCTGCTGGAAAACCGGGGGCTGCGCGTGCGCACCCAGGGCACGGGCCGCGTGAAGGCGCAGTCGGTGGCGGCGGGCACGATGGCGCGGCGCGGCACGGTGGTGGTGCTGGCCATGGAGCCCATCGGGCAACGCTCGGCCGGTCCTGCGCCAGTAGCGGCCCCGGCCCCCAGCCAGCTAGCTGAAAACAAGCTGCTCACGCCCATCGACACCGACCTCGACGCCAAAGCCCGGGCCTTGGCTGCCAAAGCCAAGGCTCGCCTGACCGGCACCATGCCAGCCACGGCCGCCCCCGCCCGCAAAAAGCCCGACCCCAAACCCACGGCGCAGCAGCCCGCTGCCACCAAGCCGCCCAAGAGCTAG
- the mraY gene encoding phospho-N-acetylmuramoyl-pentapeptide-transferase translates to MLYYLFNYLYKVHHVPGTGVMQYSSFRAALSIVTSLIIAQYFGAPLIRLLQRQQIGESIRDLGLQGQMEKKGTPTMGGLIILLAILVPVLLFAKLDNIYIVLMILSTVWLGLIGFVDDYIKVVKKDKEGLAGRFKIMGQVGLGLTVGWVLFFSNDVTVRQYLLANGQASAVDASTIYQDVKLMITTVPFLKNNELNYGDLFATAGDFFNEYYAFFYIPIVILIITAVSNGANITDGLDGLAAGTSAIIGTTLAIFAFVSGNALLADYLDIMFIPNSGELVIFCAAFVGACVGFLWYNSYPAQVFMGDTGSLAIGGIIAVLAIIVRKELLIPVLCGVFLIENLSVMLQVSWFKYTKRKYGEGRRLLRMSPLHHHYQKLGYHESKIVSRFWIVGIMLAVLTLVTLKLR, encoded by the coding sequence ATGCTGTATTACCTGTTCAACTACTTATATAAAGTGCATCACGTGCCCGGCACGGGCGTGATGCAGTACAGCTCGTTTCGCGCGGCCCTGTCCATTGTCACCTCGCTCATCATTGCCCAGTACTTCGGGGCGCCGCTGATCCGGCTGCTGCAGCGCCAGCAGATCGGGGAGAGCATCCGCGACCTGGGCTTGCAGGGCCAGATGGAGAAGAAGGGCACGCCTACCATGGGCGGCCTGATTATCCTGCTGGCCATTCTGGTGCCGGTGCTGCTGTTTGCCAAGCTCGACAACATCTACATCGTGCTCATGATTCTGAGCACCGTCTGGCTGGGGCTGATTGGCTTCGTCGATGACTACATCAAGGTGGTGAAGAAGGACAAGGAAGGTTTGGCCGGCCGCTTCAAGATTATGGGGCAGGTGGGGCTGGGCCTCACGGTGGGCTGGGTGCTGTTCTTCTCCAACGACGTGACCGTGCGCCAGTACCTGCTGGCCAACGGCCAGGCCTCCGCCGTAGACGCCAGCACCATCTACCAGGATGTGAAACTGATGATTACGACGGTGCCGTTCCTGAAGAACAACGAGCTTAACTACGGCGACCTGTTCGCCACGGCCGGCGACTTCTTCAACGAGTACTACGCCTTCTTCTACATCCCCATCGTCATCCTCATCATCACGGCCGTCAGCAACGGCGCCAACATTACCGACGGCCTCGACGGGCTGGCGGCGGGCACGTCGGCCATCATCGGCACCACGCTGGCCATCTTCGCCTTCGTGAGCGGCAATGCCTTGCTAGCTGACTACCTAGATATTATGTTCATTCCGAACTCCGGGGAGCTGGTGATTTTCTGCGCGGCCTTCGTGGGGGCCTGCGTGGGCTTTTTGTGGTACAATAGCTACCCGGCGCAAGTGTTCATGGGCGACACCGGCTCGCTGGCCATCGGCGGCATTATTGCCGTGCTGGCCATCATCGTGCGTAAAGAGCTCTTGATTCCGGTGCTGTGCGGAGTGTTTCTGATTGAAAACCTGTCGGTTATGCTGCAGGTGAGCTGGTTTAAGTACACCAAGCGCAAGTACGGCGAAGGGCGCCGGCTGCTGCGCATGTCGCCGCTGCACCACCACTACCAGAAGCTCGGCTACCACGAATCCAAAATCGTGTCGCGGTTCTGGATTGTGGGGATTATGCTGGCGGTCTTGACTTTGGTTACTCTCAAATTGCGCTAA
- the mraZ gene encoding division/cell wall cluster transcriptional repressor MraZ has translation MHLLSGEYDCKLDPKGRLVLPAKVKGSLPEASGNQLVLVRGFEPCLVLYPREAWRVIHDKVMALDEFNEEYRQFQRNFFRGMTEVELDSIGRFMLPGSMRRYAGLEKEAIIVGLGNRCEIWDTTRYDEYLIKDQQSFSKLAQKFLTTETGPGGSLAA, from the coding sequence ATGCACCTGCTCTCTGGCGAATACGACTGCAAGCTGGACCCGAAAGGGCGGCTGGTGCTGCCGGCCAAGGTGAAGGGCAGCCTGCCGGAGGCGTCCGGCAACCAGTTGGTGCTGGTGCGGGGCTTCGAGCCCTGCCTGGTGCTCTACCCGCGGGAAGCGTGGCGCGTGATTCACGACAAGGTGATGGCGCTCGACGAGTTCAACGAGGAGTACCGGCAGTTTCAGCGCAACTTCTTCCGGGGCATGACCGAGGTGGAGCTAGATAGCATCGGGCGGTTTATGCTGCCGGGGTCTATGCGGCGCTACGCCGGCCTGGAGAAGGAAGCCATCATCGTGGGCCTCGGCAACCGCTGCGAAATCTGGGACACCACCCGCTACGACGAATACCTCATAAAGGACCAGCAGAGCTTCTCGAAGCTGGCCCAGAAATTTCTTACCACCGAAACCGGGCCTGGCGGCTCCCTGGCCGCATGA
- the rsmH gene encoding 16S rRNA (cytosine(1402)-N(4))-methyltransferase RsmH — MSETPANDYLNDTAYHRPVMLRECLEALELRSEGRYVDVTFGGGGHSARILEHLSGAGHLYSFDQDADAEREAAKLARPQFTFIRSNFRDLHQELQRHGALPVDGLLADLGVSSHQFDTPERGFSTRFDGPLDMRMNAEDGPTAADIINEYPEADLHRIFGMYGEVTNARTLAQTVASARRGQTISTIAGLKKAIASCTPRGKENKYLAQVFQALRIEANDEMKALQEMLEQTAQVLRPGGRLVVMSYHSLEDRLVKNFLAKGKFFGEAEKDLFGNTNTPFEVLTRKPIEASEQEVATNSRARSAKLRIGIKSEERSR, encoded by the coding sequence ATGAGCGAAACCCCAGCAAACGACTACCTGAACGACACGGCCTACCACCGGCCCGTAATGCTGCGCGAGTGCCTGGAGGCGCTGGAGCTGCGCTCCGAGGGCCGCTACGTCGACGTGACCTTCGGGGGCGGCGGCCACTCGGCCCGGATTCTGGAGCACCTGAGCGGCGCCGGCCACCTCTATAGCTTCGACCAGGACGCCGACGCTGAGCGCGAGGCCGCCAAGCTGGCCCGGCCGCAGTTCACGTTCATCCGCAGCAACTTCCGCGACCTGCACCAGGAGCTGCAGCGCCACGGCGCCCTGCCCGTGGATGGGCTGCTGGCCGACCTGGGCGTGTCGTCGCACCAGTTTGATACGCCGGAGCGTGGCTTCAGCACCCGCTTCGACGGGCCGCTGGACATGCGCATGAACGCCGAGGACGGCCCTACGGCCGCCGATATCATCAACGAGTACCCGGAAGCCGACCTGCACCGCATCTTCGGCATGTACGGCGAGGTGACCAACGCCCGCACCCTGGCCCAAACCGTGGCCTCGGCGCGGCGCGGCCAGACCATCAGCACCATTGCCGGCCTGAAAAAGGCCATTGCCAGCTGCACGCCGCGCGGCAAGGAAAACAAGTACCTGGCCCAGGTATTTCAGGCGTTGCGCATCGAGGCCAACGACGAAATGAAGGCCCTGCAGGAAATGCTGGAGCAAACGGCGCAGGTGCTGCGCCCTGGCGGCCGGCTGGTGGTGATGAGCTACCACTCGCTGGAAGACCGGCTGGTGAAGAACTTCCTGGCCAAGGGCAAGTTCTTCGGCGAAGCGGAAAAAGACCTGTTCGGCAACACCAACACCCCGTTCGAGGTCCTGACCCGCAAGCCGATTGAGGCCTCCGAGCAGGAGGTAGCCACGAACAGCCGCGCCCGTTCGGCCAAGCTGCGCATCGGTATCAAAAGTGAGGAGCGAAGTCGGTAG
- a CDS encoding FtsL-like putative cell division protein, with protein sequence MAINTIKPAASQPRANVPRHVEPEPVPTPEPASARPAEPAPRAPKAAKAPRPAAPRNSWSVFSLLERLTRMDGLFREGLPVRYLPHVLFVMLLILIYIGNTHYATRMNRSIQRLKIEAEDLRADYTTLKSDYMEASKQSEVARKVAAYGLVESSSPPFRIEVPAGRLDEAALDLVPVLTADSLAARTLRDSLRRAGPVGPIDSMSIEVGAPPVPIGTDATGEPAMPEPTTPRRR encoded by the coding sequence GTGGCCATTAATACCATAAAACCCGCCGCCAGCCAGCCCCGCGCCAACGTGCCCCGCCACGTGGAGCCGGAGCCTGTGCCCACGCCGGAGCCCGCTTCCGCGCGGCCAGCGGAGCCTGCCCCGCGCGCCCCAAAGGCCGCCAAGGCTCCGCGGCCGGCGGCGCCCCGCAACTCCTGGAGCGTGTTTTCGCTGCTGGAGCGCCTCACGCGCATGGATGGCCTGTTTCGGGAAGGGCTGCCGGTGCGCTACCTGCCGCACGTGCTATTCGTGATGCTGCTGATTCTGATTTACATCGGCAACACGCACTACGCCACCCGCATGAACCGCAGCATCCAGCGCCTGAAGATTGAGGCCGAAGATCTGCGCGCCGACTACACGACCCTGAAATCGGACTACATGGAAGCTAGCAAGCAAAGCGAGGTGGCCCGCAAAGTGGCCGCCTACGGGCTGGTGGAAAGCTCCTCGCCGCCGTTCCGCATTGAAGTGCCCGCCGGCCGCCTCGACGAGGCTGCCCTGGACCTGGTACCCGTGCTGACGGCCGATTCGCTGGCGGCGCGCACCCTGCGCGACTCGCTGCGCCGCGCCGGCCCCGTTGGGCCGATTGACTCGATGTCCATTGAGGTAGGGGCGCCGCCCGTACCCATCGGGACGGATGCCACCGGGGAGCCGGCCATGCCGGAACCCACCACGCCTCGCCGCCGCTAA